In Cyanobium sp. WAJ14-Wanaka, a single genomic region encodes these proteins:
- a CDS encoding calcium-binding protein, whose product MTTSYNTILGTDTANTLLGATGADSIVALAGDDLVIGGGTNDIVNLGSGNDSVNFTSDTTSASVLGGDGNDSLGLTVSFNTSTLSGGDGNDTLFLTSAPTATALFGGAGNDTIQVSNNFIGGTIYGGDSTATSTDGADSISISGSISAALFNANGGADTLYVAGQILGASAVYGGQGNDWISAVTSVSSSTITGNLGNDTLTFLSNLRAATVYGGAIDDTSSDGSDTISIAGSVTASFVQGNGGNDQINITSSVLASSVYGGQGNDLITAASSVSASIATSTISGNLGADTILLGGSGSTNTIIGSQIYGSDSTGTLTGDDSIDIRYSTIQTSSIFGGAGADTLFVGFGATGQIIQTSVSGFAGNDYMLFEGSAVSSTVDAGVGNDTIFINSSGAGANASAGFYAGLGNDLITVQQLWGGSVFGDTSATDTAGGNDSISLGTISAASVYGAAGDDTVLLVTSASSSRVDMGEGANFVSGGANFTASTLLGGAGADSFAFGGGVTGASIDSGAGIDSLQFGATVSNSTIRSGAGADTLAFSVAVNASSVYGSTDTAGLITNSGSFSAASLIGGTANDTFSFGGLVTGSLFTGGAGSDSFNFISGGVASAGTSSYFASGNTSIVGGAGNDSVTFSNITGSSTLNNLAGATYYFGSNTGNDTLNFLFGTAGASTNAFGTGLVLTVAADSSYGSTSAFSFNAGTSLVSMGSGADQRSIFIAGMTGGANGNTNVNGLYINFTTVASSVITAFG is encoded by the coding sequence GGATCAGGCAACGACTCCGTCAACTTCACTTCCGACACCACCTCCGCATCAGTGCTAGGTGGTGATGGCAACGACTCCCTCGGTCTGACTGTTTCGTTCAACACCTCCACCCTGAGCGGTGGCGATGGTAACGACACCCTTTTCCTTACTTCTGCCCCCACCGCCACTGCCCTTTTTGGCGGTGCCGGCAACGACACGATTCAGGTATCTAACAATTTCATTGGCGGCACGATCTACGGCGGTGACTCCACAGCCACCTCCACCGATGGTGCTGATTCGATCAGCATTTCTGGATCGATCTCAGCAGCCCTGTTCAACGCCAACGGCGGCGCTGACACGCTCTATGTCGCCGGTCAAATTCTTGGGGCCTCTGCCGTTTACGGCGGCCAAGGAAACGACTGGATCAGCGCAGTTACAAGCGTCAGCTCTTCCACCATTACTGGAAACCTGGGCAATGACACCCTGACTTTCCTGAGCAACCTCAGGGCTGCCACTGTTTACGGCGGTGCTATTGATGATACATCCTCTGATGGATCAGACACCATCTCCATTGCTGGATCTGTCACGGCCTCCTTTGTGCAGGGCAATGGCGGTAACGACCAAATCAACATCACCTCGAGTGTGCTTGCGAGCTCGGTTTACGGCGGCCAGGGCAACGACCTGATCACTGCTGCTTCTTCCGTTTCCGCAAGTATTGCCACCTCCACCATCTCGGGCAACCTCGGCGCCGACACCATACTACTTGGTGGGTCCGGTAGTACTAATACTATTATTGGATCTCAGATTTATGGTAGTGATTCTACCGGCACTCTGACCGGAGATGATTCAATCGATATTCGTTACTCCACGATCCAAACCTCAAGCATTTTTGGTGGCGCAGGTGCCGATACTTTGTTTGTAGGTTTTGGTGCCACTGGTCAAATAATTCAGACCAGTGTCTCTGGTTTTGCTGGTAATGACTACATGCTTTTTGAGGGCTCCGCTGTAAGTAGCACTGTTGATGCCGGAGTCGGTAACGACACCATTTTCATCAATAGTTCTGGTGCTGGAGCCAATGCCTCTGCAGGCTTCTATGCTGGCCTTGGCAATGACCTAATCACGGTCCAGCAGCTCTGGGGCGGCAGCGTATTCGGTGATACATCCGCTACCGATACAGCTGGCGGTAATGACTCCATCAGCCTTGGCACCATCAGTGCAGCCAGCGTTTATGGCGCAGCCGGTGATGACACGGTACTCCTGGTGACTTCGGCAAGTAGTAGCCGTGTCGATATGGGTGAAGGAGCAAACTTTGTATCCGGTGGTGCGAATTTCACTGCCAGCACATTGCTTGGTGGTGCTGGTGCAGACTCCTTTGCCTTCGGCGGCGGCGTCACAGGCGCTTCCATCGATTCAGGCGCTGGAATCGACTCCCTCCAGTTCGGTGCAACGGTGAGCAACTCCACCATTCGCTCTGGTGCTGGTGCTGACACCTTGGCCTTCAGTGTTGCTGTGAACGCAAGTTCCGTCTATGGCTCCACAGATACAGCTGGGTTGATCACGAATAGTGGCTCCTTCTCAGCGGCTTCGCTGATAGGTGGTACTGCTAACGACACCTTCAGCTTTGGTGGTCTAGTTACTGGATCCCTGTTTACAGGTGGAGCCGGTAGTGATAGTTTCAACTTCATTTCTGGTGGCGTAGCTTCAGCTGGCACATCTTCGTATTTCGCTTCTGGAAACACCTCAATAGTTGGTGGTGCTGGCAACGATAGTGTTACTTTCTCGAATATTACGGGCTCGTCTACGCTAAACAATTTGGCAGGTGCAACTTACTACTTTGGCTCTAATACAGGTAACGACACTCTCAACTTCTTGTTTGGGACGGCTGGTGCTTCAACAAATGCCTTTGGTACAGGCTTAGTATTAACAGTTGCGGCTGACTCCTCTTATGGGTCAACCTCAGCCTTCTCGTTTAATGCTGGTACTTCATTGGTTTCGATGGGTTCTGGTGCGGATCAGCGTTCTATCTTCATTGCTGGTATGACTGGTGGTGCAAACGGAAACACTAATGTTAATGGTCTTTACATTAATTTCACAACTGTTGCAAGCAGTGTGATCACAGCCTTCGGCTGA
- a CDS encoding tetratricopeptide repeat protein: MSSNPAKVREEAWRAHSQGDMATAEQHYRVLLEQHAEVDEAVNLGALLRQAGRISEASAHYHHWLGLFPGHQGLALNAVNCWLESKEFAAAQALLEPLIQQNPGEPALRQAMAQTLLAAGHPQLAADLLRVLVREQPDRCEAWINLGICQARLGHLGEALAAFEQAHALDPSDARMAANRITVLKDLGKLKEAGQLWSELPSEQQNQADVRGAMAGLWMAQANFEQASQQLAQLAKEQPQQAIHWLNWAACLRGLKFSLAPHQILQRGLQWQPENSELQQALGQSLAELGQLAATRRLWGLWPLQEDQLKDGQLFSRQFLGASYDLIQATARAGQARQWEDRLKKKGIGRLWPDLLLEPIEGRRLRVGYLSSDFCNHPVGRFLLPVLQNHRQEEVELWALSCGPHQDWISEHLRHSVEHWLDLRFLNDGQAARLVADQRLDVLVELGGFTGHSRLGLLAQRPAPVQLSYLGYPAPTYLREVDGWLGDSILFGGLGPTDSEAHRLLEIPGGYMAFDPGGELPLPERCDSPKFRFGCFNHARKLTAPTIELFCAVMAAVPQAELVIKSISFHEEAERDRIRRRFEAAGLVPERLRLLPWVEGGLNHLLRYSEMDVALDPIPYGGATTTAEALWMGVPVVALAGAGMVERLAASLLVHGNQPQWLAHSEAEYLQIAQELAAAGLRQRKQRMDLRLELQASPLADGARLASQLEQLYRQMRQEVIGL; the protein is encoded by the coding sequence GTGTCTAGCAATCCGGCGAAGGTAAGGGAAGAAGCCTGGCGAGCCCACAGCCAAGGGGATATGGCAACTGCGGAGCAGCATTACCGCGTGCTGCTGGAGCAGCATGCAGAAGTGGATGAGGCAGTGAATCTGGGGGCTCTGTTGCGGCAGGCCGGCAGAATTTCAGAAGCCAGTGCACATTATCACCACTGGCTCGGCCTATTTCCCGGCCACCAGGGCCTAGCCCTCAACGCCGTGAATTGCTGGCTGGAAAGCAAAGAGTTTGCCGCGGCCCAGGCCCTACTTGAACCCCTAATCCAGCAAAACCCTGGCGAACCAGCCCTTAGACAGGCCATGGCCCAAACCCTTTTGGCGGCTGGCCATCCCCAGCTGGCCGCCGACCTACTGAGGGTGCTGGTGCGGGAACAGCCCGACCGGTGTGAAGCCTGGATCAATCTGGGTATATGTCAGGCCCGACTGGGGCATCTGGGGGAAGCACTGGCCGCCTTTGAGCAGGCCCATGCCTTGGATCCAAGCGATGCCCGCATGGCTGCTAATCGCATCACCGTGCTGAAAGACCTCGGCAAACTCAAGGAGGCTGGCCAGCTCTGGAGCGAACTGCCATCGGAGCAACAAAACCAGGCGGACGTGCGGGGGGCCATGGCCGGGCTTTGGATGGCCCAGGCCAATTTTGAACAGGCAAGTCAACAATTAGCCCAGCTAGCCAAAGAGCAACCCCAGCAGGCGATCCATTGGCTCAACTGGGCGGCCTGCCTGAGGGGCCTAAAATTCAGCCTGGCTCCCCATCAGATCCTGCAAAGGGGCCTGCAATGGCAACCGGAAAACTCTGAATTGCAGCAGGCCCTCGGTCAGAGCCTGGCGGAACTTGGCCAACTGGCCGCCACCAGACGGCTCTGGGGGCTTTGGCCCCTCCAAGAAGACCAGCTCAAGGATGGGCAGCTATTTAGCCGCCAGTTTCTGGGGGCCAGCTATGACCTGATACAAGCGACAGCAAGGGCAGGACAAGCCCGCCAATGGGAAGATCGCCTGAAAAAAAAAGGAATCGGCAGGCTCTGGCCAGATTTGTTGTTGGAGCCGATTGAAGGCCGGCGGCTGAGGGTGGGCTACCTCTCCTCCGATTTTTGCAACCATCCAGTGGGCCGATTTCTGCTGCCGGTGCTGCAAAATCACCGCCAAGAGGAAGTGGAGCTATGGGCCCTGAGCTGCGGCCCCCATCAAGATTGGATCAGCGAACACCTACGCCACAGTGTCGAACACTGGCTGGATTTGCGCTTCCTCAACGACGGCCAGGCCGCCCGGCTGGTGGCTGATCAGCGGCTGGATGTGCTTGTGGAACTTGGCGGCTTCACCGGCCACAGCCGTTTGGGGCTGCTGGCCCAGCGCCCGGCACCAGTTCAGCTCAGCTACCTGGGTTATCCGGCCCCCACCTACCTAAGAGAAGTGGACGGCTGGCTGGGCGACAGCATCCTTTTCGGTGGACTAGGACCCACAGACAGCGAAGCCCATCGACTGTTGGAAATACCTGGCGGCTATATGGCCTTTGATCCCGGCGGTGAACTGCCGCTACCGGAGCGCTGCGACAGCCCAAAATTTCGCTTCGGCTGCTTTAACCACGCCCGCAAACTCACAGCGCCCACGATCGAACTGTTCTGCGCCGTAATGGCGGCGGTGCCCCAGGCCGAGCTGGTGATCAAGAGCATCAGCTTCCATGAGGAGGCTGAGCGGGATCGGATCCGCCGGCGCTTCGAAGCAGCTGGGCTGGTCCCAGAAAGATTACGGCTACTGCCCTGGGTAGAGGGAGGTCTGAACCACCTGCTGCGTTATAGCGAAATGGATGTGGCCCTCGATCCAATCCCCTATGGCGGAGCAACCACCACGGCGGAAGCCCTATGGATGGGAGTGCCGGTGGTGGCCCTAGCGGGTGCAGGCATGGTGGAGAGGCTGGCGGCCAGCCTGTTGGTGCATGGCAATCAGCCCCAGTGGCTTGCCCACAGTGAAGCTGAATATCTCCAGATCGCCCAAGAACTTGCCGCAGCGGGCCTGCGGCAGCGCAAACAAAGAATGGACCTTCGTCTAGAGCTACAGGCCTCACCCCTGGCTGATGGAGCCAGACTGGCCAGCCAACTCGAACAGCTCTACCGGCAAATGCGTCAGGAGGTTATCGGCCTGTGA
- a CDS encoding tetratricopeptide repeat protein → MLDTQAPQLAASYGADPAPLLRMEDLCAGKLTAIDAQLEASKILAAGGDGRWAMLEALALWFQQRYGEALEALVQPSAIEACASIADYHNICGMVARQLPGQEARALQAYRRALELEPDRSDTLYNLGNLLKQDQPEEAEQCYRRSLTINACAAACWHNLGIALCSQNRHQEALAPLRTSLRLDPAEADVWCNLGLAFYGLEQFEKAERCFRFTIGLDANHAPSHLNLGNALISVLQPEQAIHFLERGVELDSSSTNSLWNLALAYLLLGRFQEGWKYYEARFNGKDFEKVQIPTSGLQIRQFEQLPLAGDPPVVVWSEQGLGDSIQFCRYLNLLEASGVPYLFLARRQMLKLFKDWTGLGERVLPLGSTDPATDQRPHLALMSLPMLYNTELHSVPAQVPYLRANDPTPDHLRVPPPPGGLAVGLVWASNPDNKAMYKNKSLPADLLLPRLLELADLDLIDLHSLQFGIDAEQLSPWLGHPRLTDWRDRLSDFSDTAHVLQQLDLIISVDTAVAHLAGALNRPIWLLLPQNADFRWLKGRSHSPWYPSMRLFRQTAHGDWFSVVEQLKAALDEMLLLDVGALVAESRGSRL, encoded by the coding sequence TTGCTAGACACCCAGGCTCCACAGCTAGCCGCATCCTATGGAGCGGACCCTGCTCCCCTGCTGCGGATGGAGGATCTCTGTGCGGGCAAACTCACGGCTATTGATGCCCAGCTCGAGGCCTCTAAAATCCTTGCTGCGGGAGGCGATGGCCGCTGGGCGATGCTCGAGGCTCTGGCCCTTTGGTTTCAGCAGCGCTACGGCGAAGCCCTTGAAGCCCTAGTCCAGCCCTCCGCAATTGAGGCCTGTGCTTCGATCGCGGATTATCATAACATTTGCGGGATGGTGGCAAGGCAGCTCCCTGGCCAGGAGGCCAGGGCCCTGCAGGCCTATCGCCGTGCCCTCGAGCTGGAGCCCGATCGTTCTGACACCCTCTACAACCTTGGCAACCTGCTCAAGCAGGACCAGCCCGAGGAGGCTGAACAGTGCTATCGCCGCAGCCTGACCATTAATGCCTGTGCAGCTGCCTGCTGGCACAACCTTGGCATTGCCCTCTGCAGCCAAAACCGCCACCAAGAGGCCCTAGCGCCCCTGCGCACAAGCCTTCGGCTCGATCCGGCTGAGGCGGATGTGTGGTGCAACCTGGGCCTTGCTTTCTATGGCCTGGAGCAGTTTGAGAAGGCAGAACGTTGCTTTCGCTTCACCATTGGTCTCGATGCCAACCATGCCCCCAGCCACCTAAATCTGGGCAATGCACTGATCAGCGTCTTGCAGCCAGAGCAGGCCATCCACTTCCTGGAGAGGGGTGTGGAGCTGGATTCCAGTTCTACCAATTCCCTCTGGAATCTTGCTCTGGCATACCTTCTGCTGGGCCGCTTCCAGGAGGGCTGGAAATACTACGAAGCCCGTTTTAACGGCAAGGATTTTGAAAAGGTTCAGATCCCCACTTCTGGTCTTCAGATTCGTCAGTTTGAGCAGCTTCCCCTTGCCGGCGATCCGCCTGTGGTGGTGTGGAGCGAGCAGGGCTTGGGGGATTCAATTCAATTTTGTCGCTATCTGAACCTTCTGGAGGCATCTGGCGTTCCCTACTTGTTTCTGGCTCGGCGCCAGATGCTCAAGCTGTTTAAGGATTGGACAGGTTTGGGTGAGCGGGTACTGCCCTTGGGGAGCACCGATCCAGCCACTGATCAGCGCCCCCACTTGGCCCTGATGAGCCTGCCCATGCTCTACAACACCGAGCTGCATTCGGTGCCAGCCCAGGTTCCCTACCTGCGCGCCAACGATCCCACGCCGGATCATTTGCGGGTACCTCCCCCGCCAGGGGGGCTTGCAGTAGGGCTGGTATGGGCCTCAAACCCGGATAACAAGGCGATGTATAAAAACAAAAGCTTGCCCGCGGATCTGCTCCTACCCCGCTTACTTGAGCTTGCCGATCTCGATTTGATCGATCTCCATAGCCTCCAATTTGGCATCGATGCGGAGCAGCTGAGCCCATGGCTGGGCCACCCTCGGCTCACGGATTGGCGTGATCGCCTCAGTGATTTTTCCGATACCGCCCACGTGTTGCAACAGCTTGATCTGATCATCAGTGTGGATACGGCCGTCGCCCATCTCGCCGGGGCCCTGAATCGCCCCATCTGGCTGCTGCTGCCTCAAAATGCAGATTTCCGATGGCTCAAGGGCCGTTCGCATTCACCCTGGTATCCATCCATGCGGCTTTTTCGCCAAACCGCCCATGGAGATTGGTTCTCTGTGGTGGAGCAACTCAAAGCTGCCCTAGATGAGATGCTGCTTTTGGATGTGGGGGCCTTAGTGGCTGAAAGTAGAGGTAGCCGACTTTGA
- a CDS encoding peptidylprolyl isomerase: protein MNTTSAPLADDEVLALVRRMELLPQLVRRQQEEAIINCVDLPQDWIDAQRQELLGDQDLEAYLRAKGWHSTDLDLQLCRAEALRRFASQLFGPGLEEAFLACQGSRDEVIYSLLRVSDAALAHELWIRLEEQETTFAEVASQFGEGPEAQRKGVMGPMEIGRLQPPELATSLRSLRPGQLSPPQQFGQWQILLRLEQLTPARFDQVTRERLLQEKLDQLLEDRVQRYLRGEPLDPLNYDRPA from the coding sequence TTGAATACAACCAGCGCTCCCCTGGCGGATGACGAGGTCCTGGCCCTGGTGAGGCGAATGGAGCTTTTGCCGCAACTAGTGCGACGCCAGCAGGAGGAGGCAATCATTAACTGTGTTGACCTGCCCCAGGATTGGATAGATGCCCAGCGCCAGGAGCTATTGGGGGACCAGGATTTGGAGGCCTATCTCCGTGCAAAGGGCTGGCACTCCACTGATCTTGATTTGCAACTCTGCCGGGCAGAAGCCCTGCGCCGCTTTGCGAGCCAGCTATTTGGGCCAGGCCTGGAGGAGGCCTTCTTGGCATGCCAGGGCAGCCGTGATGAAGTCATTTACTCACTCCTGCGGGTGAGCGATGCGGCCCTGGCCCATGAACTGTGGATTCGCCTTGAGGAACAGGAAACCACCTTTGCGGAAGTGGCCAGTCAATTTGGCGAGGGCCCTGAAGCCCAGCGCAAGGGGGTGATGGGGCCCATGGAAATCGGCAGGCTGCAGCCCCCTGAGCTGGCCACCTCGCTACGCAGCCTTCGGCCAGGACAGCTCAGCCCCCCTCAGCAGTTTGGCCAATGGCAGATTTTGCTGCGCCTGGAGCAGCTCACCCCTGCCCGTTTTGATCAGGTAACGCGTGAGCGTCTGCTTCAGGAAAAGTTGGATCAGCTGCTTGAAGATCGGGTGCAGAGGTATCTGCGTGGGGAGCCCCTCGACCCCCTCAATTACGATCGACCTGCATGA
- a CDS encoding peptidase domain-containing ABC transporter: protein MTANPSATFEGLLGRFPAFQDLGEDWLRWLAERARPFHCTVGQELLHPGRMPEQCFCIVEGRGRLLHNDPGLRRPVTLAYAQPGDLVGWAGLVCRNPCEWLTAATPLKLIGFAAEDFYTLEGESEAFRSWLARSNSPAELMGVLQPALRARAQAEPNEREVLRRMLPGIRVVSDPQLRSLPVDGAIWLWDSQPLEGSVPRGEPVDADRLAAIPVGQPLRLLRVESAQWQELVETPVSPTLATLPSSSDLWSGDRYADLTQPAAAPAPQVDGAAQPLRLNGRLVPEITGAGPLGQTMACLEMLAQFYGAPFRRDVIERAARDTLQDRPASLELIGNLSTLMGFTGTMADLPEVQLSRAAFPCFALLLEQPAIIFEISKGEIKAVVPEYGRVKLPLSQLTSDRGGARVLLLQPGRDTQRKKLGLSWFFPQIRKYRRSLIEVLVASLVLQLLNLAQPLVMQQIFDKVIGQQNLDTLYTLGLVLVFVSLFQGLLGAVRTYLFADTTNRIDIVLGAEVIQHLLRLPLRYFDHRPVGELQTRLGELGNIRNFLTGNLLTLALDGVFSIIYVAVMVFYSGVLTAVSLGVIPLFLGLTYLASPAIKSQLRKAAEKNAATQSMLVEALNGVQTIKAQNAENTVRWRWQRSYSSFMSESFRTLLIGVSTGTAGQFLSQLSGLITLWVGAFLVIKGQLTIGQLIAFRIISGYVVGPLINIATSWQSFQGVALSIERLSDVVDAAPEGSDEELDQLPLPPVAGEVVFQNVDFRFNQGSPLVVKNVSFQVPAGAFVGIVGRSGSGKSTIMKLLPRLYEPEAGRILIDGYDIAKLQLGSIRRQLGIVPQDSLLFDGSVRDNIALTAPDATSEEIAAAAKVACAHDFIMELPQGYASRVGERGSALSGGQRQRIAIARAVLQRPDLLILDEATSALDYLTERQVCLNLKKVFEGSTVFFITHRLSTIRSSDLILMMEAGALVELGTHQQLLDQQGRYFALYSQQEADLD, encoded by the coding sequence ATGACTGCTAACCCATCCGCCACTTTTGAAGGGCTGCTCGGTCGCTTCCCCGCATTCCAGGATCTGGGAGAAGACTGGCTCCGTTGGCTGGCCGAGCGGGCCCGACCTTTCCATTGCACGGTGGGGCAGGAGCTGCTGCACCCGGGCCGCATGCCCGAGCAATGCTTCTGCATCGTGGAGGGTCGAGGACGCCTCCTGCATAACGATCCAGGTCTGCGCCGGCCGGTGACCCTGGCTTACGCTCAGCCAGGAGATTTGGTGGGCTGGGCTGGGCTGGTTTGCCGCAACCCCTGTGAATGGTTGACTGCCGCCACCCCGCTCAAACTGATTGGCTTTGCTGCGGAAGATTTTTACACTCTTGAGGGTGAATCCGAGGCATTTCGCAGCTGGTTGGCTCGCTCTAATTCTCCCGCTGAGCTGATGGGAGTGCTGCAGCCCGCTCTGCGGGCCCGTGCCCAGGCCGAGCCCAATGAACGGGAGGTCCTGCGCCGCATGTTGCCAGGCATTCGGGTGGTGTCCGACCCCCAGCTGCGTAGCTTGCCCGTGGACGGGGCCATCTGGCTTTGGGATTCCCAGCCCCTGGAGGGGTCCGTGCCGAGAGGCGAGCCCGTGGACGCTGATCGGTTGGCGGCCATCCCCGTGGGACAGCCCCTGCGGTTGTTGAGGGTGGAATCCGCCCAGTGGCAAGAGCTGGTAGAGACGCCTGTATCACCAACACTGGCGACCCTGCCCAGTAGCTCCGACCTATGGAGTGGCGACCGTTATGCAGACCTTACCCAGCCCGCTGCAGCACCGGCACCCCAAGTAGACGGCGCTGCCCAGCCCCTGCGGCTGAATGGCCGCTTGGTGCCAGAAATCACCGGGGCTGGCCCCCTAGGGCAAACTATGGCCTGCCTCGAGATGCTGGCCCAATTTTACGGCGCCCCCTTCCGTAGGGATGTGATCGAGCGGGCTGCCCGCGACACCCTTCAGGATCGGCCCGCAAGTCTGGAGTTGATTGGCAATCTCTCTACCCTGATGGGATTCACCGGCACCATGGCTGACCTGCCAGAGGTCCAGCTGTCCCGCGCAGCCTTCCCCTGCTTTGCCCTGCTGTTGGAGCAGCCGGCGATCATCTTTGAAATCAGCAAGGGCGAGATAAAAGCAGTTGTACCTGAATATGGCCGGGTGAAGTTGCCCCTCAGTCAACTCACTTCAGATCGTGGGGGGGCACGGGTCTTGCTATTACAGCCTGGACGCGATACTCAACGCAAAAAACTGGGTCTTTCTTGGTTTTTCCCACAAATTCGTAAGTATCGGCGCAGTCTGATTGAAGTGCTCGTTGCATCCCTGGTGCTGCAGCTTTTAAATTTGGCCCAGCCGCTGGTGATGCAGCAGATTTTCGACAAGGTGATTGGCCAGCAGAATTTAGATACTCTTTATACCCTCGGCCTGGTTTTAGTATTTGTTAGCCTATTCCAAGGCCTGCTGGGTGCGGTGCGCACTTACCTATTTGCAGACACTACCAATAGGATTGATATCGTGCTTGGTGCCGAGGTGATCCAGCACCTGCTGCGCCTCCCCCTGCGCTATTTCGATCATCGGCCCGTAGGGGAATTGCAAACCCGTCTGGGCGAGCTTGGCAACATCCGCAACTTTCTCACTGGCAACCTGCTGACCCTGGCGCTGGATGGGGTTTTTTCAATCATCTACGTGGCGGTGATGGTTTTTTACAGTGGTGTACTAACGGCCGTAAGCCTGGGTGTAATCCCCCTGTTTTTAGGGCTAACATATTTGGCTTCTCCGGCTATCAAGAGCCAGTTGAGGAAGGCGGCAGAGAAGAATGCCGCCACCCAGAGCATGTTGGTGGAAGCCCTCAATGGTGTGCAAACCATCAAGGCCCAGAATGCAGAAAATACGGTGCGTTGGCGTTGGCAGCGCAGCTATTCCTCTTTCATGAGTGAAAGCTTTCGTACCTTGCTTATAGGAGTTTCCACGGGTACGGCCGGTCAGTTTCTCAGCCAGTTGAGTGGTTTGATAACCCTTTGGGTAGGTGCTTTTTTGGTTATCAAGGGCCAGCTCACCATCGGCCAATTGATTGCCTTTCGGATTATTTCAGGCTATGTGGTGGGCCCCTTGATAAATATAGCTACTAGTTGGCAGAGTTTCCAAGGGGTCGCCCTCTCGATCGAGCGCCTCAGCGATGTGGTGGATGCTGCTCCTGAGGGATCAGATGAGGAGCTTGATCAGCTACCGCTTCCGCCTGTTGCTGGAGAAGTGGTATTTCAGAATGTCGATTTCCGCTTCAACCAAGGCTCGCCGTTGGTGGTGAAGAATGTCAGTTTTCAGGTGCCTGCCGGAGCCTTTGTGGGCATCGTTGGTCGGAGCGGCAGCGGCAAAAGCACTATCATGAAATTGTTGCCGCGCCTCTATGAACCTGAGGCCGGTCGAATCCTGATCGATGGCTACGACATCGCCAAGTTGCAGTTGGGTTCAATTCGCCGCCAGCTTGGCATCGTGCCCCAGGACAGCCTGCTGTTTGATGGCTCGGTGCGCGACAATATTGCCCTTACTGCTCCAGATGCAACCAGTGAGGAAATAGCAGCTGCAGCCAAGGTTGCCTGTGCCCATGATTTCATCATGGAGTTGCCCCAGGGTTATGCAAGCCGGGTTGGTGAGAGGGGTAGCGCCCTATCCGGTGGTCAGCGACAGCGCATTGCCATTGCCCGCGCAGTTCTTCAGCGCCCGGATCTTTTAATCTTGGACGAAGCAACTAGTGCCCTTGATTACCTTACCGAACGCCAAGTATGTCTCAATTTAAAGAAGGTATTTGAAGGTTCTACCGTGTTTTTCATTACCCATCGCCTCAGCACAATACGCTCCTCCGATTTGATCTTGATGATGGAGGCTGGTGCCTTAGTCGAGTTGGGCACCCACCAACAGCTGCTCGACCAGCAGGGCCGTTATTTTGCCCTTTACAGCCAGCAGGAGGCCGACCTTGACTGA
- a CDS encoding HlyD family secretion protein — MTDPSPADGNTNPKTPNPQLQLWEGSSSYVEQGTHWSSALIWLCTALLGGSLIWAFTARLDQTVSLRGRLEPAGSVREVDSPSGGVVSKVYVRDGQIVNVGTPLFDVEAKGLASRRQATITTIRLLELQAQGIKGILQSEGDPRKFKPIPPLPLVDNPVLFSQLSAARQQITQLRSQLSQISARLASRRESLLLQERIAKDLTVLFRNGGIARNQYLTQLDQVQAIRTEVISLEEERVKSVGQAAGQLNEINRQLLNLKAELVATRENLSYRTVRAPIAGKVFDSKLYRYAVINADQTVLKLVPANRLQASVEISDADIGFMKLGLPATVSIDSFPSGEFGYINGTLTKIGSDALPPDPKSQQYRFPATVTLRQQGVFSGENKLNLQSGMGVTANIRLRSRPVITLLSDMFIKQLDGVKRFR, encoded by the coding sequence TTGACTGACCCCTCACCTGCGGATGGCAACACCAACCCAAAAACCCCAAACCCCCAGCTGCAACTTTGGGAGGGAAGTTCTTCCTATGTAGAACAGGGAACCCATTGGTCTTCCGCCTTGATTTGGTTATGTACAGCGCTTTTGGGCGGCAGCTTGATTTGGGCCTTCACGGCCAGACTGGATCAAACCGTATCCCTGCGCGGGCGGCTAGAACCAGCCGGCAGTGTCCGAGAGGTGGATTCCCCCAGTGGGGGCGTTGTTAGCAAGGTATATGTCAGGGACGGCCAGATTGTAAATGTAGGTACCCCCCTTTTTGATGTGGAGGCAAAGGGGCTGGCAAGCCGTCGGCAGGCCACCATTACTACTATTCGCCTATTGGAGTTGCAGGCTCAAGGAATTAAGGGAATCCTGCAGAGTGAGGGTGATCCACGCAAATTCAAGCCAATTCCCCCCCTTCCTTTGGTTGACAATCCTGTTTTATTTTCCCAGCTTAGTGCAGCTCGTCAGCAAATCACCCAATTGCGGTCCCAGCTCTCCCAGATATCTGCGCGGTTAGCCAGTCGCAGAGAGTCTCTGCTTCTTCAGGAGCGAATTGCCAAGGACTTAACGGTTTTATTTCGAAATGGTGGTATAGCCCGTAATCAGTATCTTACCCAGCTTGATCAGGTTCAAGCAATCAGGACAGAGGTGATCAGCCTTGAGGAAGAAAGGGTGAAAAGTGTTGGCCAGGCGGCTGGGCAGCTAAATGAAATTAATAGACAACTTCTCAATTTAAAGGCTGAGCTCGTTGCTACCCGAGAAAATCTTTCCTATCGCACAGTGCGAGCACCAATTGCTGGAAAAGTTTTTGATTCTAAGCTTTATAGATACGCCGTAATTAATGCAGATCAAACAGTGCTTAAGCTAGTTCCTGCAAATCGCCTCCAGGCATCTGTAGAAATTAGTGATGCGGATATTGGCTTTATGAAGCTTGGTCTGCCGGCAACTGTGTCTATTGATTCTTTCCCCTCAGGAGAATTTGGTTACATAAATGGCACGCTTACTAAGATTGGCTCTGACGCCCTTCCTCCTGATCCAAAGTCCCAGCAATACCGATTTCCTGCAACTGTTACTTTAAGGCAGCAAGGCGTATTTTCAGGGGAAAATAAGTTGAATTTGCAGAGTGGTATGGGCGTTACTGCCAATATAAGGCTGCGTTCTAGGCCAGTCATTACCCTGCTCAGCGATATGTTCATTAAGCAGTTAGATGGTGTTAAGCGTTTTCGCTAG